The genomic region GAAGGAATTGCAAAAACGGCAAAAGCTTCAGTTGATGCAAAGGACAATCAGGCATATACGTATCTGCGCGTGACAGCCGGCCAGACAGTGGCAGCTAAAGATACAGCACTTATAAATGATCAGATTGGTTCTGCTGCATTGGAAATAAAAGAAGAAAAAAATACTACAGCCAGAACAATAGGAACAATGGCACAGGGACAGTTGTGCTATATTCTGGCAGATAAAGATTCGGATTGGGTATATATAGAATCCGGAGATGTCAGAGGCTTTGTGGAACAGAAGTATCTGGACTTCAGTGATGAAACAAAAAAGCAGATTGAAGCGAATGGTGAGGATAAATATCAGACAGCAAAAGAAACGGTAAAACCAGAAGAAAATCAGGCATTATATTATACACTGACTTCTGTAAAAGAGGGATCGCCAAGTGGAGAAATCCGGGAATCCATGCTGGAATTTGCGTCACAGTTTATCGGTAATCCATATGTGTGGGGTGGTACAAGCCTGACGGACGGTGCAGACTGCTCTGGATTCGTACAGCAGATTTATAAACAATATGGATACAGCCTTCCAAGAGTAGCAGAAGATCAAAGCCAGTATGGAACGAAGATTCCTGTAGAAGATGCCCAGCCGGGAGATCTGATCTTCTATGCTAAAGAAGGGTATGTATATCATGTGGTCATGTATGCAGGAGATGGCAGGACGATAGAGGCTGCAAGTACGAAACTCGGAATTATCGAAGGAAAAGTCAATACCAAAAATGCAGTATGGGCAACACGTATCCTGAAAGATGATTATTCTCTTACAGGCGGCGGAATTGAAAAGGCCAATGCAACAGAGGACATGTATGGACAGAAACTTGAAAATTTCCAGATTACATATTATTGTCCTTGCGAGATCTGCTGCGATAAAGCATCTAAAGTTACGGCATCGGGAACACCTGTTGCAGAAGGAAAGACAATCGCAACTGATCCGAATGTAATTCCATATGGAACCAAGGTGATTATCGGAGGACATGTATTTACAGCGGAAGATACAGGAAGAAAAGTCCAGGGAAATCAGATCAGTATTTATGTAAATAACCATGCAGAGGTATCTGCTTCTGACACAGAGAATACAGACGTATACCTGGCAAAATAATATAATAAAGAATGATAAAAAGGTGGTTTTTCAGAACTTACATGTTGAAAAACTGCCTTTTTCAAAGAAGGAACAGAAACTATGAATCAAGAAAATTTATTGAATAAGATCAGACAGAAAGATGCAAAAGCATTTACTCACGGGGGAAAATTTCATGCAGATGATATATTTTCATCGGCCTTGTTATTATATCTGAACCCGGAAATTCAGATTACAAGGGGAAATCAGGTGCCGGAAGAGTATGACGGTATTGTATTTGACATCGGACGGGGAGCATATGACCATCATCAGAAGGACAGCCGTGTCAGGGAAAACGGGATTCCATATGCGGCATTCGGACTTTTGTGGGAAGAGTTAGGAACGGAGATCCTTGGAGAAGAACTGGCAGAAAAATTTGATGAATCCTTTGTCCAGCCTCTCGATCAGAATGATAATACCGGTGAGAAGAATGAACTGGCTTCGCTGATCGGAAGTTTTAATCCGGCATGGGATGCAAAAGGAAATCATGATGATGCATTCTTTCATGCAGTCAGTATGGCTGGAATGATACTGGAAAGCAAGTTCGAGAGATTCCGTGGAAATGAAAGGGCGGACAGGAAGATAGAAGAGATTTTGGAGGCACATGATGATGCAGTAGAAGAGGGAAAATGTGATGAAAGAATCCTGATTCTTCCGGAATTTGTTCCATGCCAGAAACGGCTGTCAGAGACGGAGATTGCATTTGTGATTTTCCCGTCAAATCGCGGAGGATATTGCATTCAGCCACAGAAAAAAGAATTTTCCATGAATTATAAATGTGCGTTCCCAGAAGCCTGGCTTGGGCTGGAGGGAGAAGCATTACAGAAAGCAACCGGACTTTCAGGAGCAGGATTCTGTCATAAAGGCGGCTTCCTGATGTCGACAGAGAATCTGGAGGATGCGGTAAAAGCGTGTGAAATCAGCCTCAAAGAGTATGTAGAAGCGCCGTGTATTGTCTGTTACGGAACATGTGATGAAGAAGTGAAAGAACTTCTGCATATGCTTCCGGAAATGAAGAATGTAACGGTACATGAGATGCCGCTGTCAGAGCCGCCGGAGATGGAGACAGATGGAATCTATGGAGAAGTTTTGATGGAAAAGCAGGAATGGAAGAAGCGGATAAAAGTACAGGTAAAAGAAATTCTGAAATACAAACCGGAGGCGGTATGTGTGAATGGAAATGTCTTTTCGACTTATCCGGTAGTACATGCGCTTCGTAAAAAGCATGTGCCGGTGCTGACAATAATGGAAAATGATGAGGAGAAGTTGATTGTGAGAATTCCGTCTGGTTCTTAGAATGTCAGATATAATGAAGTAGAAGAAGTAATAGAACATAACAAAAACGCAGAGACTTTTAAAAGGATTGAAGTAATCCCTCAAAAGTCTCTGCATTTTTATGCTTATTTACATGCTTTTAAAAGTTCTTTCAGGTAGTTCCACATACGCTGTGTAGATGCGATATGTACACGTTCATTATATGTATGCACACCTGTAAGATCCGGACCGAAAGAAATGATATCAAGATCATTCTTCTTGCCGTATAAGATTCCACATTCCAGTCCGCCGTGAGTTGTCTCAACAGTAGGTTCTTTTCCGAACATTTCTTTATAAAGTTCGATTGCCTTAGGACGGATCACAGAATCTGCATTGTAGCTCCATGCCGGATATTCACCGGAAATCTCACGGGATGCGCTTGCAAGATCCGTTGCAAGATCCAGTTTGTTCTGCATATCATCTAACTTGGTAGCGACAGAGCTTCGAACCTGGAATTTAATCTTTACAGTGTCTTCAGTAGTCTCAACAATACCTGTGTTCAGGGAAGATTCTACAGCGGTAGGGAATGCACGGTCATAGCACTGTACACCGTCGATCGCTCCATAAAGGAATCCGATTACATGTGAAGTAGTATCTGCATCAAAGGCCTTTAAGGTCGTCTCGCCATCGGAAACTGCTTTCAGAGATAAAGTAGGTTCCTGTCCGGCAAATTCAGCGTAGATAGTCTGTTCCAGTCCGGCAACAGCATCTATGATATCCTGAGCCTGTGCAGGATCTGCGATGATCTCAGTCGTATTGTACTGTGCGATTACGTTTGCCGCATTTCCGCCGTTTGTACTTACGATGTTAAAGTCGTAATCTTTTGCAAGTGCATACAGAACACGTCCCATGATCTTATG from Dorea longicatena harbors:
- a CDS encoding MYG1 family protein, with product MNQENLLNKIRQKDAKAFTHGGKFHADDIFSSALLLYLNPEIQITRGNQVPEEYDGIVFDIGRGAYDHHQKDSRVRENGIPYAAFGLLWEELGTEILGEELAEKFDESFVQPLDQNDNTGEKNELASLIGSFNPAWDAKGNHDDAFFHAVSMAGMILESKFERFRGNERADRKIEEILEAHDDAVEEGKCDERILILPEFVPCQKRLSETEIAFVIFPSNRGGYCIQPQKKEFSMNYKCAFPEAWLGLEGEALQKATGLSGAGFCHKGGFLMSTENLEDAVKACEISLKEYVEAPCIVCYGTCDEEVKELLHMLPEMKNVTVHEMPLSEPPEMETDGIYGEVLMEKQEWKKRIKVQVKEILKYKPEAVCVNGNVFSTYPVVHALRKKHVPVLTIMENDEEKLIVRIPSGS
- a CDS encoding aminoacyl-histidine dipeptidase; translation: MGILSNIEPKEVFQYFEELSMVPRSTFHTKKISDFCVEFAKAHNLEYIQDEMNNVIIKKPGTAGYEDSDPVIIQGHLDMVATKTTDSDHDFENDPLDLFVDGDLIGAKNTTLGGDDGIAVAYAMAILASTDIPHPPIEAVFTVDEEIGMGGAHHLDTSVLKGKICLNIDSEIEGVMTVGCAGGYIYDTFIPIEWSEESGTKMTISLSNLQGGHSGAEIQKQLGNAHKIMGRVLYALAKDYDFNIVSTNGGNAANVIAQYNTTEIIADPAQAQDIIDAVAGLEQTIYAEFAGQEPTLSLKAVSDGETTLKAFDADTTSHVIGFLYGAIDGVQCYDRAFPTAVESSLNTGIVETTEDTVKIKFQVRSSVATKLDDMQNKLDLATDLASASREISGEYPAWSYNADSVIRPKAIELYKEMFGKEPTVETTHGGLECGILYGKKNDLDIISFGPDLTGVHTYNERVHIASTQRMWNYLKELLKACK